In one Thermoanaerobacterales bacterium genomic region, the following are encoded:
- the addA gene encoding helicase-exonuclease AddAB subunit AddA, producing MTHKLWTLSQERAITARGVNLLVSAAAGAGKTAVLVERIIRRVTSPDDPVDIDTLLVVTFTNAATAEMRQRIGTALARALDEDPGSGHLARQAALVTRAPIMTLHAFCLDVLRRNFHRLDLDPAFRVADDTEAALLRQDALEELFEARYASGEPSFLALVDIYGGPRDDSRLQEIVLRLHDFAHSHPWPMEWLAGAAGAFDVPADQDLDALPWTGEVRRHLATVLQGAHRAVVDALAQAQAPGGPAPYVPVLMDDLAALERLLAAVEQGEPWEALREAFTVDAFRRLPACRGGEIDPVRKANAQKWRQKAKDAFSELCRTFFARPAAELLTDLRCVAPAMRSLADLAREFAATYSRIKRGRGLLDFHDLEHLCLQVLIDPGSTPGCPRPSETALACRERFTEVLVDEYQDINAVQETILQLVSRQGTAEPNLFMVGDVKQSIYRFRLAEPALFLRKYAAYGRHGGPGIRIDLPDNFRCRRGVVTAVNFVFRQIMTAASGEIPYDDRTVLVCRASYPAPPQGAPTLAGPVEVHLIDRSLTGGRARQAEEGEEVESEGEGEASADYPVPAEDLDALQVEARAVARRIRRMVEEERPLVYDPDAGGYRPLTYRDVTVLLRATRGPANVYLQEFHDLGLPAYAELGTGYFAAVEVQTMLALLQVIDNPRQDIPLAAVLRSPLYGLNAEGLARIRLAAPQGDFLDAVRAAAHSGHPPADVLQRFLADLERWRTLARRRSVAHLIWSIYRETGYPSYVRGLPGGPQRQANLQALYDRARQFERTSLRGLFRFLLFIGRLQEEGADLGAAHPAGENENVVRIMSIHRAKGLEFPVVVVAGLGRRFNRSDRGSDLLLHKQLGFGPNLVDPDMRLAYPTLARHAVARRLEAESLAEELRLLYVAMTRARERLLLFGSAGNLRRAATQWCRLTRHPQPALPDAYLLSARTPLDWLGGALARHPAADPIRRLAGAALQPGGPLADDPSTWSIHLVDVSDAAGTRPTVVPPGPLNAVREGCPVKQADPATLQAAARVLDWTYPLPAAMVLPAKVTVTEVQGRFAALQAEEGGPADRTFSTPVSSRPRFLLSKGALTGPERGAAWHAVMQHLDLQRPLDAADIADQLAAMVSRELLLPAQAAAVDSEAVAAFFASPLGLRVRAARGVWRELPFSLALPATEIYGDRAAGLTGEAVLVQGIIDCLIEEENGQLVLIDFKTDRARPGDTGTVKARYEGQLALYARAVKGILGRPVAQRYLYLFSLGEEIEL from the coding sequence ATGACGCATAAGCTCTGGACGCTGTCGCAGGAACGGGCCATCACCGCCCGCGGCGTGAACCTGCTGGTCTCGGCGGCCGCCGGAGCCGGGAAGACGGCGGTCCTGGTTGAACGGATCATCCGCCGTGTCACATCCCCGGACGACCCTGTGGATATCGATACCCTGCTGGTCGTGACGTTCACCAACGCCGCCACCGCCGAGATGCGTCAGCGCATCGGGACGGCGCTCGCCCGGGCCCTGGATGAAGACCCCGGGTCCGGCCACCTTGCCCGCCAAGCGGCCCTGGTGACACGCGCCCCGATTATGACCCTGCACGCTTTTTGCCTTGATGTCCTGCGCCGCAACTTCCACCGCCTGGACCTTGATCCCGCCTTTCGGGTCGCCGACGATACCGAGGCGGCCCTGTTACGCCAGGACGCCCTGGAAGAACTCTTTGAAGCCCGCTACGCCTCCGGCGAACCTTCCTTCCTGGCCCTCGTGGATATCTACGGCGGCCCGCGGGATGACAGCCGGCTGCAGGAGATCGTGCTCCGGCTGCACGACTTCGCCCATAGCCACCCGTGGCCCATGGAGTGGCTCGCCGGCGCCGCCGGTGCGTTCGATGTGCCAGCGGACCAGGACCTCGACGCCCTTCCCTGGACCGGGGAGGTGCGACGCCACCTCGCCACCGTGCTTCAGGGGGCGCACCGTGCAGTTGTGGACGCCCTTGCCCAGGCGCAGGCCCCCGGCGGGCCCGCGCCCTATGTCCCGGTCCTAATGGATGATCTGGCCGCCCTGGAGCGGCTTCTTGCGGCCGTTGAACAGGGTGAACCGTGGGAAGCCCTGCGCGAGGCCTTCACCGTCGACGCCTTCAGGCGGTTGCCGGCTTGCCGCGGAGGCGAAATCGACCCGGTGCGGAAGGCGAATGCCCAAAAATGGCGCCAAAAAGCGAAAGACGCCTTCTCCGAACTATGCCGTACCTTTTTTGCCCGTCCCGCAGCCGAACTCCTTACCGACCTCCGTTGCGTGGCTCCCGCTATGAGATCCCTCGCCGATCTGGCCCGGGAGTTCGCGGCGACGTATTCCAGGATCAAGCGCGGCCGCGGGCTGCTTGACTTCCATGACCTGGAGCACCTCTGCCTGCAGGTGCTTATCGACCCTGGCTCAACCCCCGGGTGCCCCCGGCCCTCGGAGACGGCACTTGCCTGCAGGGAGCGGTTCACTGAGGTCCTGGTCGATGAGTACCAGGACATCAACGCCGTGCAGGAGACCATTCTCCAGCTCGTTTCCCGGCAGGGTACGGCCGAGCCGAACCTCTTCATGGTCGGCGACGTCAAGCAGAGCATCTACCGTTTCCGGCTGGCCGAGCCGGCCCTCTTCCTGCGTAAGTACGCTGCCTACGGTCGGCACGGCGGCCCGGGCATCCGCATCGACCTGCCCGACAACTTCCGCTGCCGCAGGGGTGTTGTCACCGCCGTCAACTTTGTTTTCCGGCAGATAATGACCGCCGCGTCGGGGGAGATCCCTTACGATGACCGTACCGTCCTCGTCTGCCGGGCGTCCTACCCTGCCCCGCCCCAGGGGGCACCGACCCTTGCGGGCCCCGTCGAAGTCCATCTTATTGACCGATCGCTCACTGGAGGCCGGGCCCGGCAGGCGGAAGAGGGAGAAGAAGTGGAAAGCGAAGGGGAAGGGGAAGCAAGTGCCGACTACCCCGTTCCGGCGGAAGACCTTGACGCTCTTCAGGTCGAGGCGCGCGCCGTGGCCCGGCGGATCCGGCGGATGGTGGAGGAGGAACGGCCGCTCGTCTACGACCCGGATGCGGGCGGGTACCGGCCTCTGACGTACCGGGACGTTACAGTCCTGCTCCGGGCGACGCGCGGACCGGCGAATGTCTACCTGCAAGAGTTCCACGACCTCGGCCTGCCGGCTTACGCCGAGTTGGGAACCGGCTACTTCGCCGCCGTCGAGGTCCAGACAATGCTTGCCCTTCTGCAGGTTATCGACAACCCGCGCCAGGACATCCCGCTGGCCGCCGTCTTACGTTCACCCTTGTATGGTCTGAATGCCGAGGGCCTGGCACGCATCCGCCTCGCCGCACCGCAGGGGGACTTCCTCGATGCCGTGCGGGCCGCCGCCCACTCCGGCCACCCCCCGGCGGACGTGCTGCAGCGATTTCTCGCCGACCTGGAGCGCTGGCGCACCCTTGCCCGGCGGAGAAGCGTCGCGCACCTCATCTGGAGCATTTACCGCGAGACGGGGTATCCGAGTTACGTTCGCGGCCTGCCCGGAGGCCCCCAGCGTCAGGCCAATCTCCAGGCGCTATATGACCGGGCGCGGCAGTTTGAGCGCACGTCCCTGCGCGGCCTCTTTCGGTTCCTTCTCTTTATCGGCCGCCTCCAGGAGGAAGGGGCCGATTTGGGCGCCGCTCATCCCGCGGGCGAGAACGAAAACGTCGTCCGGATCATGAGCATCCACCGCGCCAAAGGCCTGGAATTCCCGGTGGTCGTCGTCGCCGGTCTGGGGCGGCGATTCAACCGTTCCGACCGCGGCAGCGACCTTTTGCTGCACAAACAACTGGGGTTCGGACCGAACCTGGTCGATCCCGACATGCGCCTGGCATACCCGACCCTCGCCCGGCACGCGGTCGCCAGGCGCCTGGAAGCGGAGAGCCTGGCCGAAGAGCTTCGCCTGCTTTACGTAGCCATGACAAGAGCGCGGGAGCGTCTCCTTCTTTTCGGGAGCGCAGGAAACCTCCGCCGGGCGGCGACGCAATGGTGCAGGCTCACCCGGCATCCCCAACCGGCCTTGCCGGACGCCTACCTGCTCTCCGCGCGTACGCCCCTGGACTGGCTTGGCGGCGCGTTGGCGCGCCATCCCGCAGCGGACCCGATCCGCCGCTTGGCCGGTGCCGCCCTGCAGCCGGGCGGTCCGTTGGCCGATGATCCTTCCACCTGGAGCATCCACCTGGTAGATGTCTCCGACGCCGCGGGCACGCGGCCGACGGTCGTCCCGCCAGGGCCCCTGAACGCGGTCCGCGAAGGATGCCCTGTTAAGCAGGCCGATCCCGCAACATTGCAAGCCGCCGCCCGCGTCCTGGACTGGACCTACCCGTTGCCCGCGGCCATGGTTCTCCCGGCCAAGGTCACCGTAACTGAGGTCCAAGGCCGCTTCGCCGCCCTGCAAGCCGAAGAGGGCGGCCCCGCCGACCGAACCTTCTCCACCCCGGTCAGCAGCCGGCCCCGTTTTCTGCTCTCGAAGGGTGCCCTTACGGGGCCGGAGCGCGGCGCCGCCTGGCACGCGGTCATGCAACACCTCGACCTGCAGCGGCCCCTGGACGCCGCCGACATCGCCGACCAACTCGCCGCTATGGTCAGCCGGGAGCTGCTTCTTCCGGCGCAGGCCGCCGCCGTCGACTCCGAAGCGGTCGCCGCTTTCTTCGCCTCCCCGCTGGGGCTGCGGGTCCGCGCCGCGCGCGGCGTGTGGCGCGAACTGCCGTTCAGCTTGGCCCTGCCGGCGACCGAGATCTACGGTGACAGGGCAGCGGGCCTGACCGGCGAAGCCGTCCTCGTCCAGGGGATCATCGATTGCCTTATCGAGGAGGAGAACGGGCAACTGGTGCTCATCGACTTTAAGACCGACCGCGCCCGCCCCGGTGACACCGGGACGGTAAAAGCCCGGTATGAAGGCCAGCTCGCCCTTTATGCCCGCGCCGTGAAAGGGATCCTCGGCCGGCCCGTGGCTCAACGGTACCTCTACCTGTTCTCTCTTGGTGAAGAAATAGAGTTGTAA
- the addB gene encoding helicase-exonuclease AddAB subunit AddB, which yields MSLRLILGRAGTGKTRRCLDEIRAALHRSADGPPLIFLVPEQATFQTEYALVTSPGLGGTVRAQVTSFRRLAHRVLQETGGAVRPHLSDLAKHMLLRALLEELRPRLRAFGRAANQPGFAGLVGHALSEIKVYGLTSSHLISAAQDLAGHSPDPLADKLTDLALLHDALEQVLAGRYTDPDDYLHLLAESLPRAASLNGAVFWVDGFAGFTPQEYAVLEQLLRCAPQVNLALCLDGRYADEPPGETDVFYPTRTTLARVRALAAEQGVPEEPPLILDNGTPPRFAGAPALAHLERCFYVRPAPAEKKAGPGEVTLVSAANRRAEVEGAAREIIRLVRDHGFRWRDTAVVLRDLEGYHELIACVFTDYGIPFFIDHKRPVLHHPLVELIRAALEVAVTGWNFEPLFRYLKADLAPLTRDEVDRLENYVLAHGIRGDRWTDGRPWTYRRRFTLAGEGEDRAPSPEEAAELAAINNARQRAIGALHAFCRSAAESRDVLGLTSALFRLLEELEVPAGIEAWRREAEASGRLEEAQEHAQIWDGVLDVLDQMVQALGERSLSLADYARVLDSGIEALRLGLIPPALDQVLVGSLERSRSPEIQAAFVLGAVDGVLPARSAEDALLNDAERQRLEEIGLELAPGARRRLLNEQYLVYIALTRASRYLWISYPLADEEGNALAPSPVIERIRRLLPGVRVSVCFTAPTGGDDTAFVTRPGPTLAYLVDRLRAARDGEAIHPIWWAAYDWLLSRPAWAPALRRATAALFHVNQDSRLHPDTAARLFGRPIRASVSRFERYRACPFAHFVEHGLRLRERPVQRLAPPDLGRFFHAALEQFAGQLMREGREWGDLTAAECAALTDCIVAGLAPQLQSEILLSTARHRYLTGKLQRTVERAAMVLGEHARRGLFRPVALELAFGPDTPLGPLRLPGAELAGRIDRIDVARTPSGFLLRVIDYKSGRARLTIPEMEHGLKIQLLTYLDIALARARNILGISNIAVLPAGILYFTVQNPLLHDHGPLQGTELERRLLRRLRMDGYVLADPKAVALMDREARTVSDLIPVHLTRDGFGANSRVLSGEQFELLRRHLHALLTETARDIADGVVDIAPYRLGDETACRYCPYPAVCRFDRQLRENFFRILREEPPEAFWSRLRRRYSGEGGESGNDA from the coding sequence ATGTCCCTCCGACTTATCCTCGGGCGCGCCGGTACCGGGAAAACACGGCGCTGCCTGGACGAGATCCGCGCGGCCCTGCACCGGAGCGCCGACGGGCCGCCGCTCATCTTCCTGGTTCCCGAGCAGGCGACTTTCCAGACGGAATACGCTCTAGTGACCTCCCCTGGCCTGGGCGGGACCGTTCGGGCCCAGGTGACCAGTTTCCGGCGCCTGGCCCACAGGGTATTGCAAGAGACCGGCGGCGCCGTCCGCCCGCACCTCAGCGACCTCGCCAAGCATATGCTTCTCAGGGCGTTGCTTGAAGAGCTGCGGCCACGCCTGCGGGCTTTCGGCCGCGCCGCGAACCAGCCCGGCTTCGCCGGGTTGGTCGGACACGCACTATCGGAAATCAAGGTCTACGGCCTAACGTCGTCCCACCTCATAAGCGCCGCCCAAGATCTCGCCGGCCATTCCCCGGACCCCCTGGCCGACAAACTTACGGACCTGGCCTTGCTTCATGACGCCCTGGAACAGGTCCTGGCGGGGCGTTACACCGATCCCGACGACTACCTGCACCTGCTTGCCGAATCCCTACCCCGGGCGGCCTCGTTGAACGGAGCCGTTTTTTGGGTCGATGGCTTTGCGGGCTTCACCCCGCAGGAATATGCCGTACTGGAGCAGCTCTTACGCTGCGCGCCGCAGGTCAACCTGGCCTTGTGCCTTGACGGCCGTTATGCCGACGAGCCGCCCGGCGAGACCGATGTGTTTTATCCCACGCGGACGACTCTGGCCCGGGTGCGCGCCCTGGCAGCCGAGCAAGGCGTCCCCGAAGAACCTCCGCTCATCCTGGACAACGGGACGCCCCCCAGGTTTGCCGGTGCGCCGGCGCTCGCCCACCTGGAGCGCTGCTTTTACGTCCGCCCGGCACCCGCGGAGAAGAAGGCCGGTCCGGGCGAGGTCACCCTTGTATCCGCGGCAAACCGCCGTGCCGAGGTGGAAGGGGCGGCCCGGGAAATAATCCGCCTGGTCCGCGACCATGGCTTCCGCTGGCGGGATACCGCCGTTGTCCTGCGGGATCTCGAAGGTTACCACGAACTCATCGCCTGCGTCTTCACGGACTACGGCATCCCGTTCTTCATTGACCACAAGCGCCCCGTACTCCACCACCCGCTGGTGGAGTTGATACGCGCCGCCCTGGAGGTGGCGGTCACCGGCTGGAACTTCGAACCGCTCTTCCGATACCTGAAGGCCGACCTTGCACCGCTGACCAGGGACGAAGTGGACCGCCTGGAAAACTACGTCCTGGCCCACGGCATCCGGGGCGACCGCTGGACGGACGGACGACCCTGGACCTATCGGCGGCGTTTCACTCTGGCCGGGGAGGGGGAAGACCGGGCCCCGTCCCCGGAAGAGGCCGCAGAACTGGCGGCCATCAACAATGCCCGGCAACGCGCCATCGGGGCGTTACACGCCTTCTGCCGCTCGGCGGCAGAATCGCGGGACGTACTGGGCCTCACGTCCGCCTTGTTCAGGCTCCTGGAGGAACTGGAAGTCCCCGCCGGGATCGAGGCGTGGCGCCGGGAGGCCGAGGCTTCGGGGCGCCTGGAAGAGGCCCAGGAACACGCCCAGATCTGGGATGGTGTCCTGGATGTCCTGGATCAGATGGTGCAGGCCCTCGGCGAGCGCTCCCTTTCTCTGGCGGACTATGCCCGCGTGCTCGACTCCGGGATCGAGGCGCTCCGGCTGGGCCTCATCCCGCCGGCGCTCGACCAGGTCCTCGTCGGCTCGCTTGAACGCTCCCGCAGCCCGGAAATCCAGGCCGCCTTCGTCCTCGGGGCGGTTGACGGAGTCCTGCCCGCACGTTCCGCGGAAGATGCCCTCTTGAATGACGCCGAGCGCCAACGCCTCGAGGAGATCGGCCTTGAGCTGGCCCCCGGCGCGAGGCGGCGCCTTCTTAACGAGCAGTACCTGGTGTACATCGCCCTCACTCGTGCCAGCCGGTATCTCTGGATTAGTTACCCCTTGGCCGATGAGGAAGGCAACGCCCTCGCTCCGTCGCCCGTCATCGAGCGCATCCGCCGGCTCCTGCCCGGCGTCCGGGTAAGTGTCTGCTTCACCGCCCCGACCGGGGGTGATGACACGGCCTTTGTGACCCGGCCCGGCCCGACCCTGGCCTACCTGGTGGATCGCCTCCGGGCGGCACGGGACGGCGAAGCGATCCACCCAATCTGGTGGGCCGCCTATGACTGGCTTCTCTCCCGGCCGGCGTGGGCCCCCGCCCTGCGCCGTGCGACGGCCGCCCTGTTTCATGTCAACCAGGACTCCCGGCTGCACCCGGACACCGCCGCACGCCTGTTCGGCCGGCCGATCCGGGCCAGCGTCTCGCGGTTTGAGCGCTACCGTGCCTGCCCTTTTGCTCATTTTGTGGAACACGGCCTGCGCTTAAGGGAACGCCCGGTCCAGAGGCTGGCTCCCCCCGATCTGGGCCGGTTCTTCCACGCCGCCCTGGAGCAGTTCGCGGGACAACTCATGCGGGAAGGTCGCGAGTGGGGGGATCTTACGGCCGCCGAGTGCGCCGCTCTAACGGACTGTATCGTGGCGGGCCTGGCCCCGCAGTTGCAAAGCGAGATCCTGCTGTCGACCGCCCGCCACCGCTATCTCACGGGCAAGCTGCAGCGTACCGTCGAGCGCGCCGCGATGGTGCTGGGTGAGCATGCCCGCCGGGGCCTTTTCCGTCCCGTGGCACTGGAACTCGCCTTCGGCCCCGACACACCCTTGGGGCCGCTTCGCCTTCCAGGGGCCGAATTGGCCGGGAGGATCGACCGCATCGACGTGGCGCGGACCCCGTCCGGCTTTCTGCTCCGCGTCATCGATTACAAGTCCGGGCGCGCCCGCCTGACCATACCTGAGATGGAGCATGGGCTGAAGATACAGCTTTTGACCTACCTCGATATCGCTCTGGCCCGTGCCCGAAACATCCTCGGTATCTCCAACATTGCCGTGCTGCCGGCCGGGATCCTGTACTTTACCGTGCAGAATCCCCTGCTGCACGACCACGGGCCTCTCCAGGGCACGGAGCTGGAAAGACGCCTCCTCCGGCGGTTGCGCATGGACGGCTACGTCCTCGCCGACCCCAAGGCTGTCGCCCTGATGGACCGCGAGGCCCGTACGGTTTCCGACCTTATCCCGGTCCACCTGACAAGGGACGGGTTCGGTGCGAACTCGCGCGTGCTCAGCGGCGAGCAGTTTGAATTGCTGCGGCGGCACCTGCACGCGTTGCTGACCGAAACCGCCCGGGATATCGCCGACGGGGTGGTGGATATCGCGCCCTACCGCCTGGGAGATGAGACGGCCTGCCGTTACTGCCCGTACCCCGCTGTCTGCCGGTTTGACCGGCAGTTGCGGGAGAACTTCTTCCGCATCTTACGCGAGGAGCCGCCCGAGGCCTTCTGGAGCCGTCTGCGGCGCCGCTACAGCGGGGAAGGGGGGGAGAGCGGAAATGACGCATAA
- a CDS encoding AAA family ATPase, translated as MHISCLHVENFQNHRNTRLAFSPGLNVIVGEAEQGKSALIRALGWLFFNHPPGADFRRAGSYWCRVSALLDDGAMVARERHGGDLTYILRLPGQAPLTVPDDGMSIPPAVLAAHGMRPLALGHGRTVNPNLADQFSPPFLVEGDVSQRAAAFGRLRGAHLAAAAARLGNESREEQTRLASLLLEKLAAAIRRQTYATVERIVNLALETVFGVGYSFRIHSDGSEGETTVLFALATPYGALCDGEPLARAHGGGLVDLIGLALRLSMLVVARPPLPGPLILDEPARHLSDQYISDLARFLKLVTQDLHRQVIVATHDQHLTGAADTVFVLADEGGVAAPHPRGKCHRAPLKPLDPQ; from the coding sequence TTGCACATCAGCTGCCTGCACGTCGAGAACTTCCAGAACCATCGCAATACAAGGCTCGCTTTCTCGCCCGGACTGAATGTCATCGTCGGTGAAGCCGAGCAGGGGAAGAGCGCCCTCATCCGGGCCCTGGGCTGGCTCTTTTTCAACCATCCGCCGGGCGCCGACTTTCGGCGTGCGGGGAGCTACTGGTGCAGGGTCTCCGCGCTTCTTGACGACGGTGCCATGGTTGCCCGTGAACGCCACGGGGGTGACCTCACTTACATCCTGCGTCTCCCGGGGCAGGCGCCTTTAACCGTCCCCGACGATGGGATGAGCATCCCGCCGGCGGTTTTAGCGGCGCACGGCATGCGCCCTTTAGCCCTCGGTCATGGTCGAACGGTGAATCCGAATCTGGCCGATCAGTTTTCGCCCCCCTTCCTCGTGGAGGGAGATGTCTCCCAGCGTGCCGCCGCTTTCGGCCGGCTGCGGGGGGCCCACCTCGCCGCAGCGGCCGCCCGACTGGGGAACGAGAGCCGCGAGGAACAGACCCGCCTGGCAAGCCTTCTCCTGGAGAAGCTGGCCGCCGCGATTCGCAGACAAACATACGCCACCGTAGAGCGGATAGTGAATCTCGCGCTGGAGACTGTCTTTGGCGTGGGATATTCCTTTCGCATCCACAGCGACGGCTCCGAGGGGGAGACGACGGTCCTCTTTGCTCTGGCGACACCTTACGGCGCGCTGTGCGACGGGGAGCCGCTGGCCCGGGCGCATGGCGGGGGCTTGGTGGACCTGATCGGCCTGGCCCTGCGCCTCTCCATGCTTGTCGTCGCCCGTCCGCCCCTGCCCGGACCGCTGATTCTCGATGAACCGGCCCGGCACCTCAGCGATCAGTACATCTCTGACCTTGCCCGTTTTTTAAAACTCGTGACCCAGGACCTTCACCGGCAAGTCATCGTCGCCACCCACGATCAGCACCTGACCGGGGCGGCCGATACCGTGTTCGTTCTGGCCGACGAAGGCGGCGTGGCCGCCCCCCATCCCCGCGGCAAGTGCCACCGGGCCCCGCTTAAGCCTTTGGACCCGCAATAA